Proteins from a genomic interval of Synechococcus sp. A15-28:
- the cdaA gene encoding diadenylate cyclase CdaA, whose translation MNVLAVVDPRLVLDVLFATAIGFLLFSRVNEARTLWLLRGYLFLVSLAWFVQRYADLPLTSKLVDALVLACSLSLAILWQGELRRLMELLGTGRLAVLLGNPQKEFRGNAGTVTQITEAAGRLSQQRRGALIVVDMGSDLRPEDFLNPGVAIGAQLSRELLLNLFAADTPLHDGAVLVRGNRIEAAGVILPLSRHSVSRYGTRHLAALGITERFDRCICIVVSEETGTLSLSNQGKLERPITSSRLEELLRELFSAAESRPPARRTVGNSSAESLS comes from the coding sequence GTGAACGTGCTGGCGGTGGTGGATCCGCGCCTGGTCCTTGACGTTCTGTTTGCCACTGCCATCGGCTTTCTGCTGTTCTCCAGGGTCAACGAAGCTCGAACCCTGTGGTTGCTGAGGGGATACCTCTTCCTGGTATCCCTGGCCTGGTTCGTCCAGCGATATGCCGACCTACCGCTCACGTCGAAGCTGGTCGACGCGCTGGTACTGGCCTGTTCATTGTCGTTGGCCATTCTCTGGCAGGGAGAATTGAGACGTCTGATGGAACTGCTCGGCACCGGCAGGTTGGCCGTGTTGCTCGGCAATCCACAGAAGGAGTTCCGGGGCAATGCCGGCACCGTGACCCAGATCACCGAGGCAGCGGGTCGCCTTTCGCAGCAGCGTCGTGGAGCCCTGATCGTTGTCGACATGGGCAGCGATTTACGCCCTGAGGACTTTCTCAACCCAGGCGTTGCGATCGGTGCCCAACTGAGTCGCGAGCTGTTGCTGAATCTCTTTGCCGCTGACACACCGCTGCACGATGGCGCTGTTCTGGTGCGCGGCAATCGGATTGAAGCAGCCGGCGTGATCCTGCCGCTCTCCCGCCACAGCGTCAGTCGCTACGGAACCAGACATCTGGCAGCTCTCGGAATAACAGAACGGTTCGATCGCTGCATCTGCATCGTTGTTTCGGAAGAGACCGGCACCCTGTCTCTGTCCAACCAGGGCAAACTCGAACGACCCATCACCAGTTCCAGGCTGGAGGAGCTCCTGCGGGAACTGTTCAGCGCAGCGGAATCCAGGCCACCAGCACGACGTACGGTGGGGAACTCATCGGCTGAATCGCTGTCTTGA
- the lysA gene encoding diaminopimelate decarboxylase, whose protein sequence is MTQAIASQKPFEADRDTASPNRNLAPVTTDLDDNDRLMVGGCLLSDLAQRYGTPLYVLDEETVRGTCRAYRDALKQHYPGPSLPIYASKANSSLLMSSIAASEGLGLDAVSAGELLTAFQGGVPGERMVLHGNNKSDDELLLAYNNNVTIVVDNQHDLDRLAELVPAGSPPARLMLRFTPGIECHTHEYIQTGHLDSKFGFDPDLLESVLRQLVDQPWAKLTGLHAHIGSQIFELEPHRDLAAVMADAFKLARDMGHPVEDLNVGGGLGIRYVASDDPPTIEQWVKVVAEAVTAACRDRQLELPRLLCEPGRSLVATAGVTLYTVGSRKTIPGIRTYVAVDGGMSDNPRPITYQSLYTCCLADRPLAPAEETVNLVGKHCESGDVLLKDLPMPTTRSGDIVAVFSTGAYNASMSSNYNRIPRPAAVVVKGGSSELVQKREQPDDLLRYDVLPDRFRALL, encoded by the coding sequence GTGACCCAAGCCATCGCCAGCCAGAAGCCCTTCGAAGCGGACCGAGATACCGCCAGTCCCAACCGCAACCTGGCGCCGGTCACCACCGATCTGGATGACAACGATCGGCTGATGGTGGGTGGGTGCCTTCTGAGCGACCTTGCCCAGCGCTACGGCACACCCCTTTACGTGCTGGATGAGGAGACGGTGCGAGGCACCTGTAGGGCCTATCGGGATGCCCTGAAGCAGCACTACCCCGGTCCCTCCCTGCCGATTTACGCCTCCAAAGCCAACAGCTCACTGCTGATGAGCAGCATTGCCGCCTCCGAGGGCCTTGGCCTCGACGCGGTGTCTGCCGGCGAACTCCTGACGGCTTTCCAGGGGGGCGTGCCCGGCGAACGGATGGTGCTGCACGGCAACAACAAGAGCGACGACGAGCTCCTGCTCGCCTACAACAACAACGTCACGATCGTCGTCGACAACCAGCACGATCTGGATCGATTGGCGGAGCTGGTGCCCGCCGGCAGCCCGCCAGCCCGGCTGATGCTGCGCTTCACCCCCGGCATCGAATGCCACACCCACGAGTACATCCAAACCGGTCACCTGGACAGCAAATTCGGCTTTGATCCCGACCTGCTGGAGTCGGTGCTTCGACAGTTGGTTGATCAACCCTGGGCGAAACTCACCGGCCTCCACGCCCACATCGGCTCCCAGATTTTCGAACTGGAGCCGCATCGGGACCTGGCAGCGGTCATGGCCGATGCCTTCAAGCTGGCCCGAGACATGGGTCATCCCGTGGAAGACCTGAATGTGGGGGGTGGCCTTGGAATTCGCTATGTGGCCTCAGACGATCCGCCGACCATCGAGCAATGGGTGAAGGTGGTGGCCGAGGCCGTCACAGCGGCCTGCCGCGATCGGCAATTGGAGCTGCCCAGATTGCTGTGTGAGCCGGGGCGTTCCCTGGTCGCCACCGCCGGGGTCACGCTTTACACCGTGGGCTCCCGCAAGACCATCCCCGGCATTCGCACCTACGTTGCCGTCGACGGTGGCATGAGTGACAACCCCAGACCGATTACCTACCAATCCCTGTACACCTGCTGTCTGGCCGACCGTCCGCTGGCCCCTGCGGAAGAGACTGTGAATCTGGTGGGTAAGCACTGCGAATCCGGTGATGTGCTGCTGAAGGATCTGCCGATGCCCACCACCCGCAGCGGAGACATCGTCGCCGTGTTCTCCACCGGCGCTTACAACGCATCAATGAGCTCCAACTACAACCGGATCCCGCGACCAGCAGCCGTGGTGGTGAAGGGCGGCAGTTCCGAACTCGTGCAGAAGCGGGAGCAGCCGGATGATCTGCTGCGCTACGACGTCCTGCCAGACAGGTTCAGAGCGTTACTTTGA
- the rimI gene encoding ribosomal protein S18-alanine N-acetyltransferase, with translation MTVTDLDSSWLAACLGLDERALNGFWTVQQWRRELEDPRRLCLGLVKNQRLLGVACGWLVVDELHITVVAVDPDERQRGHGRCLLLALLQRARQDGAAHATLEVSDDNIAALALYNRAGFRTAGRREGYYRDGSDALIQWCRLTPEE, from the coding sequence GTGACCGTCACCGATCTCGATTCCAGCTGGTTGGCCGCATGTCTTGGGCTGGATGAACGAGCTCTGAACGGGTTCTGGACTGTTCAGCAATGGCGCCGTGAGCTGGAGGATCCCCGTCGTCTCTGCCTCGGGCTGGTCAAGAACCAGCGGTTGTTGGGAGTGGCCTGCGGCTGGTTGGTCGTGGATGAACTGCACATCACCGTGGTGGCAGTGGATCCCGATGAGCGTCAACGGGGCCATGGCCGTTGTCTGCTGCTGGCGCTGTTGCAACGGGCACGACAGGACGGTGCGGCCCACGCCACCCTCGAAGTCAGCGATGACAACATCGCCGCCCTCGCCCTTTACAACCGCGCTGGTTTCCGAACCGCCGGTCGTCGGGAGGGTTACTACAGAGACGGTTCCGACGCCCTCATTCAATGGTGTCGGTTGACCCCCGAGGAGTAG
- a CDS encoding ATP-dependent Clp protease ATP-binding subunit: MFERFTEKAIKVIMLAQEEARRLGHNFVGTEQILLGLIGEGTGVAAKVLKSMGVNLKDARVEVEKIIGRGSGFVAVEIPFTPRAKRVLELSLEEARQLGHNYIGTEHLLLGLIREGEGVAARVLENLGVDLAKVRTQVIRMLGETAEVSGGGGGGAKGSTKTPTLDEFGSNLTQMATEAKLDPVVGRHNEIDRVIQILGRRTKNNPVLIGEPGVGKTAIAEGLAQRIQQGEIPDILEDKRVLTLDIGLLVAGTKYRGEFEERLKKIMEEIKSAGNVILVIDEVHTLIGAGAAEGAIDAANILKPALARGELQCIGATTLDEYRKHIERDAALERRFQPVTVGEPSIDDTIEILRGLRERYEQHHRLKITDDALIAAATLGDRYISDRFLPDKAIDLIDEAGSRVRLLNSKLPPEAKEVDKELRTVQKQKEDAVRDQDFTKAGELREKEVELRDQIRALLQANRGDAPTEAQPEAETADAALSDSAESSPMVNEEDIAQIVASWTGVPVQKLTESESVKLLNMEETLHQRLIGQDEAVKAVSKAIRRARVGLKNPNRPIASFIFSGPTGVGKTELTKALATYFFGSEEAMIRLDMSEFMERHTVSKLIGSPPGYVGFNEGGQLTEAVRRRPYTVVLFDEIEKAHPDVFNLLLQLLEDGRLTDSKGRTVDFKNTLVIMTSNIGSKVIEKGGGGLGFEFSGESAEESQYTRIRSLVNEELKQYFRPEFLNRLDEIIVFRQLSRDEVKEIAEIMLKEVFGRMGEKGITLTVSDAFKERLVEEGYNPAYGARPLRRAVMRLLEDSLAEEVLSGRIKDGDHAEVDVDDDKKVVVRHKGLAETSPQLAGAAV, encoded by the coding sequence ATGTTCGAACGTTTTACTGAGAAGGCCATCAAGGTGATCATGCTGGCCCAGGAAGAGGCTCGCAGGCTCGGTCACAACTTCGTTGGCACGGAGCAGATTCTTCTGGGTCTGATCGGAGAAGGCACTGGCGTCGCCGCCAAGGTTCTGAAGTCAATGGGTGTCAACCTCAAGGACGCCCGGGTTGAAGTGGAGAAGATCATCGGCCGTGGATCCGGCTTTGTGGCGGTCGAAATCCCCTTCACCCCACGAGCCAAGCGTGTGCTTGAGCTCTCTCTTGAGGAGGCTCGTCAGCTGGGGCACAACTACATCGGTACCGAGCATCTGCTGCTGGGTCTGATCCGGGAAGGTGAAGGTGTGGCCGCCCGCGTGCTCGAGAACCTGGGGGTTGATCTGGCCAAGGTCCGAACCCAGGTGATTCGCATGCTGGGTGAAACCGCTGAAGTCTCCGGCGGCGGCGGCGGTGGTGCGAAGGGTTCCACCAAAACGCCAACCCTTGATGAGTTCGGCAGCAACCTGACTCAGATGGCCACCGAAGCCAAGCTGGATCCGGTGGTCGGCCGTCACAACGAGATTGATCGGGTCATCCAGATCCTGGGCCGCCGCACCAAGAACAACCCAGTGCTGATCGGCGAGCCTGGGGTGGGCAAAACGGCCATCGCTGAAGGCCTCGCGCAGCGCATTCAGCAGGGTGAAATTCCCGACATCCTTGAGGACAAGCGCGTTCTGACCCTTGACATCGGTCTCCTGGTCGCCGGTACCAAGTACCGCGGTGAGTTTGAGGAGCGACTCAAGAAAATCATGGAGGAGATCAAGTCCGCCGGGAACGTGATCCTGGTGATCGACGAGGTCCACACCCTCATCGGCGCTGGTGCTGCCGAAGGTGCCATTGATGCGGCCAACATCCTCAAGCCAGCTCTCGCCAGGGGTGAGTTGCAGTGCATCGGAGCCACCACTCTCGATGAATACCGCAAGCACATCGAACGAGACGCTGCTCTGGAACGTCGTTTTCAGCCCGTCACCGTTGGCGAGCCTTCCATCGATGACACCATCGAAATTCTGCGGGGCCTGCGCGAGCGCTATGAGCAGCACCATCGTCTCAAGATCACCGACGACGCCCTCATCGCAGCAGCAACCCTTGGCGATCGGTACATCTCCGACCGTTTCCTTCCCGACAAGGCCATTGACCTGATCGATGAGGCGGGTTCACGGGTGCGTCTGCTCAACTCCAAGCTTCCCCCCGAAGCCAAGGAGGTGGATAAGGAATTGCGCACCGTTCAGAAACAGAAAGAGGACGCTGTCCGCGACCAGGACTTCACCAAGGCCGGTGAACTGCGTGAAAAGGAGGTTGAGCTCCGCGATCAGATCCGTGCCCTGCTTCAGGCCAACCGCGGTGATGCGCCCACCGAAGCTCAGCCTGAAGCGGAAACCGCAGATGCAGCGCTATCAGACTCCGCGGAGTCGTCGCCGATGGTGAACGAAGAGGACATCGCTCAGATTGTTGCCTCCTGGACCGGTGTTCCTGTTCAGAAACTCACCGAAAGCGAATCGGTCAAGCTCCTAAACATGGAGGAGACGCTTCATCAACGTCTGATCGGTCAGGACGAAGCGGTCAAAGCGGTGTCCAAGGCCATCCGCCGGGCTCGTGTCGGCCTGAAGAACCCCAATCGACCCATTGCCAGCTTCATCTTCTCCGGTCCCACCGGCGTCGGTAAGACCGAGTTGACCAAGGCTCTAGCGACCTATTTCTTCGGCAGTGAGGAGGCGATGATCCGCCTCGACATGTCGGAGTTCATGGAGCGCCACACGGTCAGCAAGCTGATCGGTTCTCCTCCGGGTTATGTCGGCTTCAACGAAGGAGGTCAGCTCACCGAGGCTGTTCGCCGTCGTCCTTACACCGTGGTGCTCTTCGATGAAATCGAGAAGGCGCATCCCGATGTGTTCAACTTGCTGCTGCAGCTTCTGGAAGATGGTCGTTTGACTGACTCCAAGGGCCGCACGGTCGACTTCAAGAACACCTTGGTGATCATGACCTCGAACATTGGTTCGAAAGTGATCGAGAAGGGTGGCGGTGGCCTCGGTTTCGAGTTCTCCGGTGAAAGTGCGGAGGAGTCGCAGTACACCCGGATCCGCTCTCTCGTGAACGAGGAGTTGAAGCAGTACTTCCGGCCTGAATTCCTCAACCGACTCGACGAAATCATCGTCTTCCGTCAGCTCAGTCGCGACGAGGTGAAGGAGATTGCCGAGATCATGTTGAAGGAGGTGTTCGGCCGGATGGGCGAGAAAGGCATCACCCTCACCGTTTCCGATGCGTTCAAGGAGCGCCTTGTGGAGGAGGGTTACAACCCGGCCTACGGAGCTCGTCCCCTGCGTCGCGCCGTGATGCGGTTGCTGGAGGACTCTCTGGCTGAGGAGGTGCTTTCCGGTCGGATCAAGGACGGGGATCATGCTGAGGTGGATGTCGATGACGACAAGAAGGTCGTCGTTCGCCACAAGGGCCTGGCTGAGACCTCTCCCCAGCTGGCAGGTGCAGCTGTCTGA
- a CDS encoding iron-containing alcohol dehydrogenase family protein, whose amino-acid sequence MVLSISSHAIAPAAVLRGEGAWQGALSNISALCFRPLLLGRSRATFSLRDALASDLVGAGLAPQRAELQFDCCEDDLQRLMHEASDCDAVVAAGGGKVLDAGKLLAHRLGLPCITVPLSAATCAGWTALSNVYSTQGAFQGDVALERCPELLVFDHSLVRQAPTRTLASGIADALAKWYEASVSSSDSSDGLVQQAVQMARVLRDQLLIDGPLALQDPNSAAWARTAEACALTAGVMGGLGGARCRTVAAHAVHNGLTQLQACHHVLHGEKVGFGILVQLRLEERLGGNRLAGQAHRQLLPLMRQLQLPVSLDDLGLSAASLSDLREVCAFACREGSDLHHLPFAVTPGALLEALVGAAEPIPAVP is encoded by the coding sequence ATGGTTCTGTCCATCTCCTCCCACGCCATCGCCCCTGCGGCGGTGTTGCGGGGGGAGGGTGCCTGGCAGGGGGCGTTGTCGAATATCAGTGCCCTTTGCTTCCGCCCTCTCCTGCTGGGTCGAAGCCGCGCCACATTCAGTCTCAGGGACGCTCTTGCCAGCGATCTCGTCGGGGCGGGCCTTGCCCCCCAACGGGCCGAGCTTCAGTTCGATTGCTGCGAAGACGACCTTCAGCGGCTCATGCACGAAGCCTCCGACTGTGATGCCGTCGTGGCTGCCGGTGGAGGCAAGGTTCTGGATGCCGGCAAGCTGCTGGCCCACCGGCTTGGGCTGCCATGCATCACCGTGCCCCTTAGTGCTGCCACCTGCGCAGGTTGGACGGCGCTCTCCAATGTGTATTCCACCCAAGGTGCCTTCCAGGGCGATGTGGCCTTGGAGCGCTGTCCTGAGTTGCTGGTGTTTGACCATAGCCTTGTTCGCCAGGCTCCCACTCGAACCCTGGCCAGCGGCATCGCCGATGCCCTGGCGAAGTGGTATGAGGCGTCGGTCAGCAGCAGCGACAGCAGTGATGGATTGGTGCAGCAGGCCGTGCAGATGGCCCGCGTGCTTCGGGATCAGTTGCTGATTGATGGGCCTCTGGCCCTTCAGGATCCCAACAGTGCGGCCTGGGCCCGTACGGCAGAAGCCTGCGCCCTCACCGCCGGTGTGATGGGTGGATTGGGGGGTGCCCGTTGCCGCACCGTGGCGGCCCACGCCGTTCACAACGGCCTCACCCAGTTGCAGGCCTGCCACCACGTCCTTCATGGCGAGAAGGTCGGCTTCGGAATCCTGGTGCAGCTCCGCCTGGAAGAACGCCTTGGTGGCAACCGCCTGGCGGGGCAGGCGCACCGTCAGCTGCTGCCGCTGATGCGGCAGTTGCAGCTTCCCGTGAGCCTGGATGATCTCGGTTTGTCCGCCGCCAGCCTCAGTGACCTGCGGGAGGTGTGTGCTTTCGCCTGCCGCGAAGGTTCCGACCTGCACCACCTCCCGTTCGCCGTTACCCCTGGAGCGTTGCTGGAGGCGCTGGTGGGGGCCGCTGAACCCATCCCCGCTGTGCCTTGA
- a CDS encoding alpha/beta hydrolase has protein sequence MKSLLDGLVPGLLDPQARALALEVEWWPLPDLDVDQPFPVAVVGEGPPLLMLHGFDSSFLEYRRLVPLLAERFQLVIPDLFGFGFSPRPPQASYGPEAVLRHLDALLAHLEADGPIDAIGASMGGAVAVELARRQPERIKALLLLAPAGLTGRPMPVPPLLDRLGAWFLSRPGVRRGLCRQAFADPDGQVGPPEEQIASLHLQCPGWAEALAAFARSGGFAGCGVPLPPQPLHVIWGADDRILRAPLKRDAQTLLQNPAETFEACGHLPHIDQPQRVADRCLELLGR, from the coding sequence TTGAAGTCTCTGCTGGATGGTCTTGTTCCAGGGTTGCTGGACCCTCAGGCCAGGGCTCTGGCACTGGAGGTGGAATGGTGGCCGTTGCCGGATCTTGATGTTGATCAACCCTTCCCGGTCGCTGTTGTCGGAGAGGGCCCTCCCCTGTTGATGCTGCATGGATTTGACAGCAGCTTTCTGGAATATCGCCGCCTGGTGCCATTGCTCGCCGAGCGCTTCCAGCTGGTGATCCCTGATCTGTTCGGCTTCGGCTTTTCTCCGCGTCCGCCCCAGGCGTCCTACGGCCCTGAAGCCGTGTTGCGACATCTCGACGCTCTGCTGGCGCATTTGGAAGCGGATGGTCCGATCGATGCGATCGGAGCCTCCATGGGGGGAGCCGTTGCGGTGGAGCTGGCCCGACGCCAGCCCGAGAGGATCAAGGCGCTGTTGCTGTTGGCGCCTGCTGGCCTGACGGGGCGTCCCATGCCGGTTCCGCCTCTGCTGGATCGGCTCGGGGCCTGGTTTCTGTCCCGGCCTGGGGTGCGTCGCGGTCTGTGTCGTCAGGCGTTTGCGGATCCCGATGGTCAGGTGGGTCCACCGGAGGAGCAGATCGCATCGCTGCATCTCCAATGCCCGGGTTGGGCCGAAGCACTGGCTGCCTTTGCCCGCAGTGGTGGTTTCGCCGGATGCGGCGTGCCGTTGCCACCCCAGCCCTTGCATGTGATCTGGGGCGCTGACGACCGGATCCTGCGGGCACCGCTCAAGCGGGACGCTCAAACGTTGCTGCAGAACCCGGCGGAGACGTTTGAGGCCTGCGGCCATCTTCCCCATATCGATCAGCCTCAGCGGGTTGCTGACCGCTGCCTGGAACTGCTGGGTCGATGA
- a CDS encoding DUF2993 domain-containing protein gives MSDPLLQLISTGLRLWIRSRCDQVGDLDLTLQGSSLGLMRGRLQGAVLSARDVRFEGLPLQHAEISSGPIQVDLTWLRPGRMLALKEPFQVSGTVSMPGQPLGDALLSERWRELGDWLAEQLMGLKPLGQLRIENDELVLKASVAAQRDPIRKCFRLRAEGGTVVLSASDSPKTRAVLPMDPAIKITDANLGAGLLNLKGHAIVTPE, from the coding sequence ATGAGCGATCCCCTGCTTCAGCTGATTTCCACTGGTCTGCGGCTCTGGATCCGAAGTCGCTGCGACCAGGTGGGGGATCTGGACCTCACGCTGCAAGGGTCGTCCCTGGGTCTGATGCGGGGCCGGCTGCAGGGGGCGGTTCTGTCAGCACGGGATGTGCGCTTCGAAGGGTTGCCGCTGCAGCATGCCGAGATCAGCAGTGGACCGATTCAGGTGGATCTCACCTGGCTGCGTCCAGGCCGGATGCTGGCCCTGAAGGAGCCGTTCCAGGTGAGCGGCACGGTGTCGATGCCCGGTCAGCCCCTCGGCGATGCCCTGCTGTCGGAGCGTTGGCGTGAACTTGGGGATTGGCTTGCAGAGCAACTGATGGGTCTGAAGCCCCTGGGGCAACTGCGGATCGAAAACGATGAACTGGTGTTGAAGGCATCGGTTGCAGCGCAGCGGGACCCGATCCGCAAATGCTTTCGTCTGCGAGCCGAAGGGGGCACTGTGGTGCTGTCGGCCTCAGATTCCCCTAAGACCCGGGCGGTGTTGCCGATGGATCCTGCGATCAAGATCACCGATGCGAACTTGGGGGCAGGATTGTTGAACCTGAAGGGGCACGCAATCGTAACTCCGGAGTAA
- a CDS encoding phosphatidate cytidylyltransferase — protein MRAAQSLRKRLRSGLAIGGFGALVVLLGGWWLTLGVGVIVHLGLLEFFRMAQFKGIRPATKTTLVACQLLLITTQWAAVQSGWPEALSAAVLPLAGTAICAWLLLQPVTGSIADIAASIFGLFYLGFLPSHWLALRNLSDPALAPGTAALCSSGLAITLSSCLMIVASDIGSWAFGKRYGRTPLSPISPSKTVEGALGGFGCAMAVGLICARVMGWPLWGLPGVGVGAVVALIALVGDLTESMMKRDAGLKDSGDVLPGHGGILDRIDSYLLTPAVLFALLTLAQPLINVG, from the coding sequence ATGCGTGCCGCCCAGAGCCTGCGCAAGCGTCTTCGCAGTGGCTTGGCCATCGGCGGCTTCGGAGCCTTGGTGGTTCTGCTGGGGGGCTGGTGGCTCACGCTCGGGGTCGGTGTGATCGTGCATCTGGGCCTGCTGGAGTTCTTCCGCATGGCTCAGTTCAAAGGGATCCGCCCTGCCACCAAGACAACCCTGGTGGCCTGCCAGCTTCTGCTGATCACCACCCAGTGGGCGGCTGTTCAGAGCGGCTGGCCAGAAGCGCTGTCGGCTGCCGTGCTGCCCCTGGCGGGCACCGCGATCTGCGCCTGGCTGCTGCTGCAGCCGGTGACCGGATCGATCGCCGACATTGCCGCCTCGATCTTCGGGTTGTTCTATCTGGGTTTTCTGCCCAGCCATTGGCTGGCCCTGCGCAACCTTTCCGATCCAGCCCTGGCTCCTGGAACAGCCGCACTGTGCAGCAGCGGGCTGGCCATCACCCTGTCGAGCTGCCTGATGATCGTGGCCAGCGACATCGGTTCATGGGCGTTCGGCAAGCGTTACGGCCGCACTCCCCTGTCACCGATCTCACCCTCGAAAACAGTGGAAGGCGCTCTCGGAGGCTTCGGATGCGCCATGGCCGTCGGCCTGATCTGCGCGCGGGTGATGGGATGGCCACTCTGGGGATTGCCAGGGGTGGGCGTCGGCGCAGTGGTGGCCCTGATCGCCCTGGTGGGAGATCTCACCGAATCGATGATGAAACGCGATGCCGGACTGAAGGACTCCGGAGACGTGCTGCCTGGCCATGGCGGGATCCTGGATCGCATTGACAGCTATCTGCTGACCCCGGCCGTCCTGTTCGCACTACTGACCCTTGCCCAACCGCTGATCAACGTCGGCTAG
- a CDS encoding septal ring lytic transglycosylase RlpA family protein: MNRISHGLGMPLLALILLLTPAPAWSSPSAEEFQVEDAVEPLRVPRPAATPRLLRVVNGAASWYGPGFYGRQTASGERLRKGTFTAAHRTLPFGTRVRVTNLDNGRSVVVRINDRGPFRYHRVIDLAHGAASELRMMRAGEISVRLEILP; encoded by the coding sequence TTGAATCGGATCAGCCATGGCCTTGGCATGCCCCTCCTGGCCCTGATCCTGTTGCTCACTCCTGCTCCAGCCTGGAGCAGTCCCAGCGCTGAGGAGTTTCAGGTCGAAGACGCCGTTGAGCCCTTAAGGGTCCCAAGACCAGCGGCGACGCCGCGGTTGCTGCGGGTGGTCAACGGTGCTGCCAGTTGGTATGGGCCTGGCTTTTACGGTCGCCAGACCGCAAGTGGTGAGCGGTTGCGCAAGGGCACCTTCACCGCAGCTCATCGGACCCTCCCCTTCGGGACCCGGGTGCGGGTCACCAATCTCGACAACGGCCGCAGCGTCGTGGTGCGGATCAATGACCGTGGACCGTTTCGGTATCACAGGGTGATCGACCTGGCCCATGGGGCGGCCAGTGAGCTGCGGATGATGCGAGCCGGCGAGATCTCCGTGCGTCTGGAGATCCTTCCCTGA
- a CDS encoding lysine decarboxylase, whose protein sequence is MALLPLLHRDVGRPLFLPAHGRGAALPPAMRRLLQRRAGLWDLPELPALGGPLESEGAVADSQRSAADAMGVNRCWYGVNGATGLLQAALLGISRPGEAVLMPRNAHRSLIQACLLGQLTPLLFDLPHLHDRGHPAPADAAWIERVLAALPAEHPPISAAVLVHPTYQGYGLDPAPLIQRLQQKGWPVLVDEAHGSHFAAEVDPELPPSALRGGADLVVHSLQKSATGLAQTAVLWQQGERVDTTALERSLGWLQTTSPSALLLASCEAALLHWHGPAGRRQLGQRLIQARTLRDQLRRDGLPLLTTEDPLRLVLQTGQAGINGLDADDWLLPRGLVAELPEPATLTFCLGLGDQRGLRRPLRRAWQQLLKAHPGRRPQPPLSPSPLPLVAQPEIAVAEAWRAPHRLCLLEQAENTIAADLLCPYPPGIPLLVPGERLDGARLRWLLEQRKLWGDQIPGSLAVLAKVA, encoded by the coding sequence ATGGCCCTGCTGCCTCTGCTGCATCGAGACGTCGGTCGGCCCCTGTTTCTTCCCGCCCATGGGCGCGGCGCTGCCCTGCCGCCGGCGATGCGGCGGTTGCTGCAGCGTCGGGCGGGTCTGTGGGATCTGCCGGAACTACCGGCGCTGGGAGGCCCGCTGGAGAGCGAAGGAGCTGTGGCCGACAGCCAGCGTTCCGCGGCGGATGCGATGGGGGTCAACCGCTGCTGGTACGGCGTCAACGGCGCCACGGGGCTGTTGCAGGCGGCCCTGTTGGGCATCAGCCGCCCAGGGGAGGCGGTGTTGATGCCTCGCAACGCCCACCGCAGCCTGATTCAGGCCTGCCTGCTCGGACAGCTGACGCCCCTTCTGTTCGATCTGCCCCACCTGCACGACCGCGGTCACCCTGCTCCGGCCGATGCAGCCTGGATCGAGAGGGTCCTTGCGGCCCTTCCTGCCGAGCATCCGCCGATCAGTGCGGCTGTGCTGGTGCATCCCACCTATCAGGGCTATGGGCTGGACCCCGCACCGCTGATTCAGCGCCTGCAGCAAAAGGGCTGGCCCGTGCTGGTGGATGAGGCCCACGGCAGCCATTTCGCTGCAGAGGTGGATCCGGAGCTGCCGCCGAGTGCCCTGCGGGGAGGGGCGGATCTGGTGGTGCATTCCCTGCAGAAATCAGCGACGGGATTGGCGCAGACCGCCGTGCTCTGGCAGCAGGGGGAGCGTGTGGACACAACTGCGCTGGAGCGCAGCCTGGGCTGGCTGCAGACCACCAGCCCCAGCGCTCTGCTGCTGGCCTCCTGTGAAGCGGCGCTGTTGCACTGGCACGGCCCGGCGGGACGCCGACAGCTGGGTCAGCGCCTGATCCAGGCCCGGACCCTGCGGGACCAGCTGCGCCGCGATGGGCTGCCCTTGCTGACAACGGAAGACCCGCTTCGGCTGGTGCTGCAAACGGGGCAGGCCGGCATCAACGGTCTCGATGCCGACGACTGGCTTCTGCCTAGGGGACTGGTGGCGGAACTGCCGGAGCCCGCGACACTCACCTTCTGCCTCGGGCTTGGCGACCAGCGAGGACTGCGCCGGCCATTGCGCCGTGCCTGGCAGCAGCTGCTGAAGGCTCATCCAGGCCGCAGACCTCAACCGCCCCTGTCGCCATCACCCCTGCCGCTGGTGGCGCAACCGGAAATCGCTGTCGCCGAAGCATGGCGGGCACCCCATCGCCTCTGCCTGCTGGAGCAGGCGGAAAACACCATTGCAGCGGATCTGCTCTGTCCCTACCCCCCTGGTATTCCACTGCTGGTGCCAGGGGAGCGGCTCGATGGGGCTCGGCTGCGCTGGTTGCTGGAGCAACGCAAGCTCTGGGGGGATCAGATTCCAGGCAGTCTTGCCGTCCTGGCCAAGGTCGCTTGA